In Frankiaceae bacterium, the genomic window GTCGAGGCGATCTTCCTCGGCATCTACCTGTACGGCTGGGACCGGCTGCCCACCAAGGCGCACCTCTGGTCGGGCGTGCCGATCGTGCTGGGCGGCACGGCGAGCGCGTGGTTCGTCGTCACGGCGAACGCGTGGATGAACCAGCCGCGCGGCTTCCGCCTCGTCGATGGCCGCGTCGTGGATCCCGACCCCATCGCGGCGATGTTCAACCCCGCGACGCCGGTCGAGACGACGCACATGATCCTGGCGGCGTACCTCGTCAGCGGCTTCGGCGTCGCGTCGGTCTACGCGTGGGCGTGGCTGCGCGGTCGTCGGGATCGCTATCACCGGCTGGGCTTCCTGGTGTCGTTCTCGTTCGCGGCGGTCTTCGCGATCCCGCAGGTCGTCGTGGGCGACTGGGCGGCGCGATTCCTCGCCGAACGCCAGCCCGTCAAGCTCGCCGCCATCGAGGGGCTGGAGAAGACGCAGCGCGGCGCGCCGCTGACGATCGGCGGCGTCGTCGAGATCCCTCGCGGGCTCGCGTTGCTGGCGCACCACGACCCCGACGCGGAGGTCATCGGCCTCGACTCCGTACCCCCCGAGGACCGGCCGCCGGTGCTGCCGGTGCGGATCGCGTTCCAGGTGATGGTGGCGATCGGAACGGGCTTCGTCGCGCTGACGCTCTGGTACGCGTTCGCGTGGTGGCGCCGGCGAGACCATCCGACGTCGC contains:
- a CDS encoding cytochrome ubiquinol oxidase subunit I — protein: MDILAMAPDLYSARMQMALSLGWHIVIACFGVGFPAMVLLAEWRAYRTGDATYDVLARRWAKALAVLFAVGAVSGTILSFELGILWPGLMGTYGEVIGLPFAIEGIAFFVEAIFLGIYLYGWDRLPTKAHLWSGVPIVLGGTASAWFVVTANAWMNQPRGFRLVDGRVVDPDPIAAMFNPATPVETTHMILAAYLVSGFGVASVYAWAWLRGRRDRYHRLGFLVSFSFAAVFAIPQVVVGDWAARFLAERQPVKLAAIEGLEKTQRGAPLTIGGVVEIPRGLALLAHHDPDAEVIGLDSVPPEDRPPVLPVRIAFQVMVAIGTGFVALTLWYAFAWWRRRDHPTSRLFMLAALAAGPAAVVALEAGWIVTEVGRQPWIVYGVMRTSEAVTDAPGIRYGYYALIVIYGAMTAATVYVLRRLARLPFAAHTDPAAPEPMDPVE